The DNA window ATGTGACAAAAAAGCGTAAAGATTTACCTTCTATCGACACTGACAAAGACTCCACTTGAAGCAGCAGCTGTTCGTGCCCTAGCCTATTCTTCTGTTTTCGTATTAAAGTTGAATAAAATTCAATGTCATACTCTTCGCCTAATTTATAAAACCGAATGCCTGGTTGTTCTCTTTGTATAACTAATGAATCTATATCATTTAAGTACGTCTCTACATTTTGGACAAATAAAGCCCATTCGGTATCCATCGGGTTAGTAACATTTTCTTCCATTTTATATAACCACCACATCGTTACAGCAAATACTTGCGAAAAAAGCATTAACACCGAGAGTTGAATAATCCCTTCGATTAGTGTATATCCTTTCTCATCCACGATTCTCTGTTTGAAATAGTTAAGCAACTCGTTTTCTCCTCTCGCACCCCTTCATAAATCACACATATGTTTTCGTTATCAATTACAAACATATAAGCGACTTTTTCAATGTGTATAGATCCAGTCGAAATATTTTCCGTTATGAACATTTTCGTTGCTTCATTCATCACAATAGAGGCATGATACTTCCGCTTCTTCTCTTCTAATTGCACGGTAAAATTATGGAGTAGAGGAAGTAATGTGGTTGCGATGATTAAAGTTATACTTAACGATAGTATGGTTTCAGGCCACGAAAAGCCGTCATTATTCTTCATAACTTAGTCTGCCTCTACCAATATACACCGTTACTGTTTTGTGACCTTTTTTTGTTTCAAATAGGAATGATCCAAACTGACTGACTGTTCCGTTAGGATGAAATGCAATCCCTTTTAAGTAGCTATCCATTGATAGTCGCATATGTTTTGGAACTTTATATTCAAATAAAGGTACATTTGCACTTTTCGCGACATATTTCGAGCCATTTTCAACAAAGTTTACATACGTATACTTATATTCTCCAATCGCAATGGATTGAAGTCTTTGCATATCTAAATGGAACTGTCTAAAAAATCGCTTTTCCTCTACTTCCTCCATCTTGGAAGAAGTAACAAATATAATCGAAGACGACATGACCATCACAATAGATAAAACGAGCAGCGTTTCAATTAAAGTAAACCCTTTTTCATACTGTTTAACCATCACTAGTAGATCCCGCGGTCTCTTCACCTTCTATCGTTACCCTGCCATCATTCGGGTCAATAAGTACTGGTGTACCATTTGGACATGTTTTATCGCCCTTTAACCACTATTTTCTCCATGGACGACAAAATGGTGGAAATCGTTTGTAAAATAGTCGAGTAATAAGACACCATCCGAGAAAGTTTCTCCGTGGACTATTTTCTCTTTCAATTGCCCGGCAATATACCGAAGACCTTTATGCTCTTCTTGCGCTATTAATGCATCTAACGCTTTCTGTAGCGACACTCCACTCTCAATAAGCCCTCCCATTTCTCTAGAGAACACTCTTGTAAGTATTAGTCGATACCAACTTTGCACTACTGGTATTTTTCTATAAAAATCAAGCTGGGTTTTTATATTTTTATTATTTAGTAGGAACAGGAAGATAATGATGAGCACTGCTATCGCTAAAATAGTCATTAAAAACGTATTCGGTAATTGCAATAACATGTTTGTTAAAGCAAGAGAGCTTTCAGCCTGATGAGCATCTCTTGACCCAAGCAATGACTTCATATTAGGAAGAAAATAGAGGCGAAATATCGTAAACAACAAAAAAATAACGACGAATAAGAAAAGTGGATACATTAATAAGTTATTTAACCTTTTTTTTGAACGTTCAATGATCGCAGCATTTACCCCAAGAACCGCTACAGTTTCTTGTAGTTGCCCATGGATCGTAGCCAAATTAATCGGTAAAAGCAATCTACTAGGAAATCCTAGTAATTTGAATACTTCTGTTACACTCAACCCATTTTTTTGAATATCGGTTATCTTTTGAATGACAACCCCGGCTTTTTTCACATGAAACGGAAGAAGCATTGTAACCGCTTCATGAAATGTATAGCCTTCCTTTAATAAATCGCTTAGCCTACTTAAAAAAGAGGATTGCATCTCTAAAGGAATTGTTTCATCCTTCCTTTTGAGATAAGCTTTAATTTTTTTGAATAACACCTTCTCTAACTCCTCTCTCTATTTGATAGGAAAGAGTATTAGTATGTGGTACACAAAAGCTTCTTCCAGTTAAAAGAGAGTTTAGCGCTTCTGATAAAAATTCCTCTGAAATAATTTCAAATATAGCCGATAACTCTGGGGTTTTTGTATTTATGACGGTAACGAGCCTTTGTGTCACAATTCCTGTGATTGTTTGTTTTAATTCATCCACAGAAACCCCAAGATCCATTAAACGATATAAAGCACCCACCCCATCTCTTGCATGGATAGTCGACACGACAAGATGTCCAGTTAAAGCTGCTTGAATAGCAGCTTTCGCAGTATCTTCATCTCGTATTTCCCCAATCATAATAACATCCGGTGAATGCCTTAAAATGGCCTTTAAGCCTGTAGAGTATGTCACTCCTGACCGTTCATTCACTTGTATTTGCAGTAAATGAGACTGATTATTTTCAACAGGATCTTCTAGAGAAATGACATGTCTATTTAAATTTTCCGAGCAGTATTTTGTGAGCGAGTACATTGTAGTGGACTTACCAGATCCCGTTGGACCAACAAAAAGAATTAATCCCTGTCGCTGGTTCGCTAGCTCTACAATTTTTTCAGAGGCATCCCGAAATAATGACAATGAATGGATTATTTTAGCATTATCATGCTGTTGAAGACGGATTACTAGACTTTCTTTTCCAAAGACAGATGGGAGAGTAGAAACTCGAAATGAAAATTTTTGAGAGTTGAATGTTTGTTGAAATGAACCACTTTGTGGCTTTCTTTTTTCGCTGATATCAAGAGAGGATAAAAACTTGAAGAATGAAATAATACGTTCACCCATGTTTAGGGGAAGCTTCCCTGCTTCAAACATTTGAGAATTTTTCTTAAAATAATAATAGTAATTCTCTTCGTTTGGAATCATGTGTAAATCAGAAGCACCAAATTGATGTGCTTTTATTAGTAATTGAAAACATTTTTGTTCTACTATATTTTCTGTTTTTTGCATGCATTTTTCCTTTCTCCAGATACAAGTCGTGACCGCATACAACTTGTACAAAATTAGTATACTTGTAATTTCCATATAAATAAAGTGATTTTATAAAGTTTTCAAATTATTAAAGGAGATATTATTTTATTTTGTCATTCTTAGAATCTTTACTATAATATTAAGTAACAGGGGAAATGAGGGATATAATGTCAGATACATTAAAGCTTACTAATACGTTAGCGGATGAAACTAGATATTCCATTTATCAATATATATTGAAAGAGAAAAAACAAGTAAATGTGCAAGAAATTGCCGAGCAGTTTGGAATCCACCCTAATGTGGCTAGGCTGCACTTAACAAAACTGACCGAATCTAAATTACTTGTATCCGAATTTGTGAAAAATGGAAAAGGAGGTAGACCCGCAAGAGTTTACTTACTTGCTGAAAAACCTATCTATTTAAGTTTTCCTAAACAAGAAAATCATTTACTGCTTCAATGGTTGCTTGAACTAGTCGATTCCCTCGGTGAAATAGCTATCACCAAAGCAAAAGAAATTAGTTATCGTAATGGACAAAAGAGTATACAACATGGTAATGCTTCAACACAGTCATTTGAAACTAAATTGGAAGTATTAACAGAAGCAGCAAATTCTATTGGTTACTTCCCACAGATTACAGAAAAAGAAGGTAAAAAAAGCATTACGTTTTCTATTTACAATTGCCCTTACAAGGATCAGCTAAACAAGTACCCACATCTAGTTTGTGCGCTGCATGAATCTTTCTTAAAAGGACAGTTTGATACACTTTTTCCTACCAATGAGTTTGTACAAGTGGAAAGTATGCAAAATCACTGTAACAATTGCGTATATCAAATAGAAGTTCTATAATGAAACAATAGATGAATCATATTTGTGACAAT is part of the Psychrobacillus sp. FSL H8-0483 genome and encodes:
- the comGD gene encoding competence type IV pilus minor pilin ComGD → MVKQYEKGFTLIETLLVLSIVMVMSSSIIFVTSSKMEEVEEKRFFRQFHLDMQRLQSIAIGEYKYTYVNFVENGSKYVAKSANVPLFEYKVPKHMRLSMDSYLKGIAFHPNGTVSQFGSFLFETKKGHKTVTVYIGRGRLSYEE
- the comGF gene encoding competence type IV pilus minor pilin ComGF produces the protein MLNYFKQRIVDEKGYTLIEGIIQLSVLMLFSQVFAVTMWWLYKMEENVTNPMDTEWALFVQNVETYLNDIDSLVIQREQPGIRFYKLGEEYDIEFYSTLIRKQKNRLGHEQLLLQVESLSVSIEGKSLRFFVTFLNGMEKEHTFYVTYRAK
- a CDS encoding type II secretion system protein translates to MKNNDGFSWPETILSLSITLIIATTLLPLLHNFTVQLEEKKRKYHASIVMNEATKMFITENISTGSIHIEKVAYMFVIDNENICVIYEGVREEKTSCLTISNRESWMRKDIH
- a CDS encoding type II secretion system F family protein produces the protein MLFKKIKAYLKRKDETIPLEMQSSFLSRLSDLLKEGYTFHEAVTMLLPFHVKKAGVVIQKITDIQKNGLSVTEVFKLLGFPSRLLLPINLATIHGQLQETVAVLGVNAAIIERSKKRLNNLLMYPLFLFVVIFLLFTIFRLYFLPNMKSLLGSRDAHQAESSLALTNMLLQLPNTFLMTILAIAVLIIIFLFLLNNKNIKTQLDFYRKIPVVQSWYRLILTRVFSREMGGLIESGVSLQKALDALIAQEEHKGLRYIAGQLKEKIVHGETFSDGVLLLDYFTNDFHHFVVHGENSG
- a CDS encoding helix-turn-helix domain-containing protein, whose protein sequence is MSDTLKLTNTLADETRYSIYQYILKEKKQVNVQEIAEQFGIHPNVARLHLTKLTESKLLVSEFVKNGKGGRPARVYLLAEKPIYLSFPKQENHLLLQWLLELVDSLGEIAITKAKEISYRNGQKSIQHGNASTQSFETKLEVLTEAANSIGYFPQITEKEGKKSITFSIYNCPYKDQLNKYPHLVCALHESFLKGQFDTLFPTNEFVQVESMQNHCNNCVYQIEVL
- the comGA gene encoding competence type IV pilus ATPase ComGA — translated: MQKTENIVEQKCFQLLIKAHQFGASDLHMIPNEENYYYYFKKNSQMFEAGKLPLNMGERIISFFKFLSSLDISEKRKPQSGSFQQTFNSQKFSFRVSTLPSVFGKESLVIRLQQHDNAKIIHSLSLFRDASEKIVELANQRQGLILFVGPTGSGKSTTMYSLTKYCSENLNRHVISLEDPVENNQSHLLQIQVNERSGVTYSTGLKAILRHSPDVIMIGEIRDEDTAKAAIQAALTGHLVVSTIHARDGVGALYRLMDLGVSVDELKQTITGIVTQRLVTVINTKTPELSAIFEIISEEFLSEALNSLLTGRSFCVPHTNTLSYQIERGVREGVIQKN